A section of the Acidobacteriota bacterium genome encodes:
- a CDS encoding apolipoprotein N-acyltransferase gives MPYRTALLAAVASLAGAVLVYFGSGLHPIWWVMWLAPAPVLMAAPSLSRSSSFAVAFLAWGLGGLNMWPYLRGILGIPLGIVILAVAGPALIFGLTVLLHRSLLLKGRYWLAALAVPSFWVSYEYLNAVTSPHSTFGNLAYSQMNFLPVIQIASLSGIWGISFVIFLFAGTLATLLNKKVSAKQRRSLACGVGLILGAVFFYGALRLSSRPSSDSTAAVLLVAKDVPDSAYPGHDAEALALLHEYVDELRRITPPGTQVIVLPEKIARVSEGARPQVDEIFSRAAADLHSGIVVGLVRRTANGSFNESRYYSPEGKLQASYDKHHLIPGLEPELPGSSRTLVPQPAGAWGLEICKDMDFPALSSEYGRDGATLLLVPAWDFRVDGWLHGRMAVLRSVENGFGIARSARNGLLTINDSRGRILAEADSSSSTFAMASVSLPTIHESTLYRRLGDWFAWLNLAAFFGILLLSLRSSKQSAKQR, from the coding sequence ATGCCTTACCGGACTGCACTTCTGGCCGCCGTCGCTTCGCTCGCGGGCGCTGTTCTCGTCTACTTCGGCAGCGGACTTCACCCTATTTGGTGGGTGATGTGGCTTGCTCCCGCGCCTGTCCTGATGGCGGCCCCGTCGCTTTCGCGATCCTCCAGTTTCGCCGTAGCCTTCCTTGCCTGGGGATTGGGCGGTCTGAACATGTGGCCGTACTTACGCGGGATCCTCGGCATTCCGCTCGGCATCGTGATTCTCGCTGTCGCCGGCCCTGCGCTGATTTTCGGACTGACAGTTCTCCTTCATCGGTCATTGTTGCTGAAAGGCAGATACTGGCTCGCCGCTCTCGCCGTACCCAGTTTCTGGGTGAGCTACGAATACCTGAACGCGGTTACCTCTCCGCACAGTACGTTTGGAAATCTGGCTTACTCGCAGATGAACTTTCTGCCGGTGATTCAGATCGCCTCACTCAGTGGAATCTGGGGCATCAGCTTTGTGATCTTTCTGTTTGCGGGGACTCTCGCCACTCTCCTCAACAAAAAAGTTAGTGCGAAGCAGCGGCGGAGCCTTGCGTGCGGAGTGGGCCTGATCCTGGGAGCCGTCTTCTTCTACGGAGCTTTGCGCTTGAGTAGTCGTCCTTCCTCGGATTCCACTGCGGCCGTCTTGCTCGTCGCGAAGGATGTCCCAGACAGCGCGTATCCCGGGCATGATGCGGAGGCACTGGCGTTGCTCCACGAGTATGTGGATGAACTTCGGCGGATCACGCCTCCAGGAACACAAGTGATTGTTCTTCCCGAAAAAATTGCGCGCGTCTCGGAAGGCGCCCGCCCGCAAGTCGACGAGATATTTTCCCGCGCAGCCGCGGATCTCCATTCCGGCATCGTCGTTGGCCTGGTGCGCCGTACTGCAAACGGGTCGTTCAATGAGTCCCGTTACTATTCTCCCGAAGGGAAGTTGCAGGCCAGCTATGACAAACACCACCTGATCCCAGGGCTCGAGCCAGAACTTCCCGGCTCCTCTCGAACGCTGGTGCCGCAACCCGCGGGCGCGTGGGGGCTGGAAATTTGCAAGGACATGGATTTCCCCGCTCTGAGCAGCGAGTACGGCCGTGACGGAGCGACATTGCTGCTTGTGCCTGCGTGGGATTTTCGCGTCGATGGATGGCTGCACGGCCGCATGGCCGTACTGCGCAGCGTGGAGAATGGGTTTGGGATCGCGCGATCCGCGCGCAACGGGCTCCTCACGATCAATGACAGTCGCGGCCGCATTCTAGCGGAAGCGGACAGTTCTTCTTCCACGTTTGCCATGGCAAGCGTGTCGCTCCCCACGATCCACGAATCTACGCTTTACCGTCGCCTCGGCGATTGGTTCGCATGGCTGAACCTCGCCGCCTTTTTCGGCATCCTACTTCTATCGCTTCGATCTTCTAAACAGAGTGCGAAACAGAGATAG